The following are encoded in a window of Lynx canadensis isolate LIC74 chromosome B1, mLynCan4.pri.v2, whole genome shotgun sequence genomic DNA:
- the NPY1R gene encoding neuropeptide Y receptor type 1, whose amino-acid sequence MNSTLMSQVENHSILCNFSENSQFLAFESDDCHLPLAMIFTLALAYGAVIILGVSGNLALIIIILKQKEMRNVTNILIVNLSFSDLLVAIMCLPFTFVYTLMDHWVFGEAMCKLNPFVQCVSITVSIFSLVLIAVERHQLIINPRGWRPNNRHAYVGIAVIWVLAVVSSLPFLIYQVLTDEPFQNVTLDAFKDKYVCFDKFPSDSHRLSYTTLLLMLQYFGPLCFIFICYFKIYIRLKRRNNMMDKMRDNKYRSSETKRINIMLLSIVVAFAVCWLPLTIFNTVFDWNHQIIATCNHNLLFLLCHLTAMISTCVNPIFYGFLNKNFQRDLQFFFNFCDFRSRDDDYETIAMSTMHTDVSKTSLKQASPVAFKKINNDDNEKI is encoded by the exons ATGAATTCAACATTAATGTCCCAGGTTGAAAATCATTCAATCCTATGTAATTTTTCAGAGAATTCCCAGTTTTTGGCTTTTGAAAGTGATGATTGCCATCTGCCCTTGGCCATGATATTTACATTAGCTCTTGCTTATGGAGCTGTAATAATTCTTGGAGTCTCTGGAAACCTGGCGTTGATCATAATCATCTTGAAACAAAAGGAGATGAGAAATGTTACCAATATCCTGATAGTGAACCTTTCCTTCTCAGACTTGCTTGTTGCCATCATGTGTCTCCCCTTCACATTTGTCTACACATTAATGGACCACTGGGTTTTTGGTGAGGCAATGTGCAAATTGAATCCTTTTGTGCAATGTGTTTCAATCACTGTGTCCATTTTCTCTCTGGTTCTCATCGCCGTGGAGCGACATCAGCTGATAATCAACCCACGAGGGTGGAGACCAAATAACAGACATGCTTACGTAGGTATTGCCGTCATTTGGGTCCTTGCTGTGGTTTCTTCTCTACCTTTTCTCATCTATCAAGTACTGACCGATGAACCGTTCCAGAACGTGACACTTGACGCGTTCAAGGACAAGTACGTGTGCTTTGATAAATTTCCATCGGACTCTCATAGGTTGTCTTACACAACTCTCCTCTTGATGCTGCAGTATTTTGGCCCactctgttttatatttatttgctacTTCAAG ataTATATACGcttaaaaaggagaaacaatatGATGGACAAGATGAGAGACAATAAGTACAGGTCCAGTGAAACCAAAAGAATCAACATCATGCTGTTGTCCATTGTGGTAGCATTTGCCGTCTGCTGGCTGCCTCTTACCATCTTTAACACTGTGTTTGATTGGAATCATCAGATCATTGCTACGTGCAACCATAATCTACTATTCCTGCTCTGCCATCTCACAGCAATGATATCCACTTGTGTCAACCCCATATTTTATGGATTTCTGAACAAAAATTTCCAGAGGGACTTACAgttcttctttaacttttgtgATTTCCGGTCCCGGGATGATGACTATGAGACAATAGCCATGTCTACCATGCACACAGATGTTTCTAAGACTTCTTTGAAACAAGCAAGCCCAGTCGCATTTAAGAAAATCAACAATGATGATAATGAAAAAATCTGA
- the NPY5R gene encoding neuropeptide Y receptor type 5 → MSFYSKQDCDMDLELQDFYNKTLATENSTGAPRSSDFPVWDDYKSSVDDLQYFLIGLYTFVSLLGFMGNLLILMALMRKRNQKTTVNFLIGNLAFSDILVVLFCSPFTLTSVLLDQWMFGKVMCHIMPFLQCVSVLVSTLILISIAIVRYHMIKHPISNNLTANHGYFLIATVWTLGFAICSPLPVFHSLVELQETFGSTLLSSRYLCVESWPSDSYRIAFTISLLLVQYILPLVCLTISHTSVCRSISCGLSNQESKLEENEMINLTLHPFKKSGPQGKLSSSQKWSYSFIRKHRRRYSKKTACVLPAPARPSQENHSRMLPENFGSVKSQLSSSSKFIPGVPTCFEMKPEENSDVHEMRVNRSIMRIKKRSRSVFYRLTILILVFAVSWMPLHLFHVVTDFNDNLISNRHFKLVYCICHLLGMMSCCLNPILYGFLNNGIKADLISLIQCLHMS, encoded by the coding sequence ATGTCTTTTTATTCCAAGCAGGACTGTGATATGGATTTAGAGCTCCAGGACTTTTATAACAAGACACTTGCCACTGAGAACAGTACTGGGGCCCCTCGGAGCTCTGATTTCCCAGTGTGGGATGACTATAAAAGCAGTGTAGATGACCTGCAGTATTTTCTGATTGGACTTTATACATTTGTAAGTCTTCTTGGTTTCATGGGGAATCTCCTTATTTTAATGGCACTCATGAGAAAGCGTAACCAGAAGACTACAGTAAACTTCCTCATAGGAAATTTGGCCTTCTCTGATATCTTGGTTGTGTTGTTTTGCTCACCTTTCACACTGACCTCCGTCTTGCTGGATCAGTGGATGTTTGGCAAAGTCATGTGTCATATTATGCCTTTTCTTCAGTGTGTTTCAGTTCTGGTCtcaactttaattttaatatcaattGCCATTGTCAGGTATCATATGATAAAACATCCTATATCTAATAATTTAACGGCAAACCATGGCTACTTCTTGATAGCTACTGTCTGGACGCTAGGTTTTGCGATTTGTTCTCCTCTTCCAGTGTTTCACAGTCTGGTGGAACTTCAGGAAACATTTGGCTCAACATTGCTGAGCAGCAGGTATTTATGCGTTGAGTCGTGGCCATCCGATTCATACAGAATTGCTTTTACCATCTCTTTATTGCTAGTTCAGTATATTCTGCCCTTGGTGTGTCTAACCATAAGTCATACCAGTGTCTGCAGGAGTATAAGCTGTGGGTTGTCCAACCAAGAAAgcaaactagaagaaaatgagaTGATCAACTTAACTCTTCATCCATTCAAAAAGAGTGGGCCTCAGGGGAAACTTTCCAGCAGCCAGAAATGGAGCTATTCATTcatcagaaaacacagaagaagatACAGTAAGAAGACAGCGTGCGTGTTACCTGCTCCAGCAAGACCTTCTCAAGAGAACCATTCAAGAATGCTTCCAGAAAACTTTGGGTCTGTAAAAAGTCAGCTCTCGTCATCCAGTAAGTTCATACCAGGAGTCCCCACCTGCTTTGAGATGAAACCTGAAGAAAACTCAGACGTTCATGAAATGAGAGTAAACCGTTCGATCATGAGGATAAAAAAGAGATCTCGAAGTGTTTTTTATAGACTAACCATATTGATATTGGTGTTTGCTGTTAGCTGGATGCCACTACACCTTTTCCATGTGGTAACTGATTTTAATGATAACCTTATTTCAAATAGGCATTTCAAGTTGGTGTATTGCATCTGTCATTTGTTAGGCATGATGTCTTGTTGTCTGAATCCTATTCTGTATGGATTTCTTAATAATGGGATCAAAGCTGATTTAATTTCCCTTATACAGTGTCTTCATATGTCATAA